The region CCCTGCAATAAAAATAATGAGCTTTTAAGAGCTTGATTGAAGTGCCAAAAAGCAAAcaggaagagagggagagagtgaaagGGAACTCCATGGTTCACAAGACAATCATAAATGAGATATTATAGAATTATTTATCCTAGACAATAACCTGTTGATGAAAAGATCCATATCTAGTATCAAGAAATGGAGCCAACAACGTAAGGGTTTGGAAACATGAAAAGCTGACGTGCTGCTTTACTGGAAAATAATCCGTAGAACTAAGCCATATTCAACAAACAACTATTTGTAACGCACAGAGACCAAAGACAACACAGCAATCACACCTTTTAAAAACAAAGCTTATGGTAACATTGGATAAACATCGATAAAATGCAAAAATACATACTCATCACCTATCTGCCGCTTTTCAATTTGGGATATGTCATAATAACGTAATGCTGCTTCCAAGAACTTCCTCTTTAAATCTAAAATCCTTGCATAACAAACCTAACAATGAGGAAACAAGAGGGAAAACAATTACTGAAGTGTTACAGCATGCAGCCTTCAACACAATTAtcttcaaagacaaaataatgtCAAACCTTATACTGTAAATTCAGGACTTCCTGTTGACTACTGCTAACCAAAAATGAAGCCTTATTAATAAAAGCTTCCGCATTAACAGCATCATCATCCTGAAAAATAAGTGAGCAACATAGTCCATTACTGCAGTGAAACATGCGGCCATAAGACTAAAATTCTTTTTTCCTGATTCAAGCATTGTGCTCATCAACATAATGCATCACTGGAATGTAGATGCTGCATAAGGAATAAAAGCCCTCAATTGAACAACACCATCAAGTCCTAGACAAGACTAACAAACCTGAATGCTAAAtagtatctttcttttttttttttttatgaacaataatttattaaaaagcataaggcgcccctaagtccACAAGCAGTATACATGGAGGCTACGAATGAAAGTATTGACATAAAACTGCACAGGGATTTTCAGTCATCCGAATGAAAGCAAGGAGTCCAAATGCTATCCACACAGAAATCACAGACCACCTTAATTATCACATCCTATAAACGAGCCATATGTTTGCCACTTGCTAGAATGATACATATCCCATTGCTTTCTACACCTATACTGGGTGTCCACATCAGTTTACTTCGAATGTGAATAGAAGAACAAGCACCTATGAACTAAAAATTTCACATTTGAATACTTGTACTGTTATAGTACTCTAGAATCTTCTAACTATTTCTTATTCACAGTATGGCTGTTGTCCTCTGAGATGAACTCTCTCGTTGGAGCCTCCAAGACAAAAACACACACACCCTATAATCCGATCGAGTGTTGCCATTTTCAACAAATAGTGTCCAGTAATGCCCAAGTGCACCAATATTAAGTAAAATCATCTCAATCAAAAGATTATACTCGAAAAATAAAGCCAATACCTCAAGATAAAGGCGAGCGATTTGGACACATTTTGACAACCTGAATGTATCATCAATCACTCTGATAGAGGCAtccaaatagaaaaataattaaaaaataacaaaatattcaTAACTATAACTTCCTTAAATGagcacaaaaataataatgacaacaacaacaacaacaaaggaTCTTACTCTCAGACCTCATTCCAGAATCTAGATCAATGCCACTGAGCATCTGAGCTGCTTTAGACCACTGCTGCTCAGACTCGTATAATTCAGCAAGTTTCTCCCTGATAATTAACACCTGCACCTCATACAGACAGATAACAAAGTTTCTTAAACAAAATGAACTCAATCCACGGAAATCCAGGGAAAATACAGCTTGTAGATGACCAGGAAAGGCAATCATACTTTCCGATCACAAACTAATACAGTTAGCAACTAAACAGACGAGCACCGATGGCTTGGGCGAAACGAACCTGCTCTTCGAACGAAACGACGCGAGGCTGAATCTGAGCAAGAGCATAATGTGCAATCTCTTTTTGGGCCTCGGGCTCCAATTTCCCCAATTCTTGCGCGAAGCTCTGCAAGAGCTGCCGCGACACCACCAATGGAACGTCGTCGGATAACACTGCGATACGAGAGGGAAATTCTTGAACGATTGGTTCTTTAGCGCTTGAAATCCAAGCAAATGAAAAGgagagtgagtgagagagaaagtTCACCGTGGTCGATGAATTTCTTGGCCTGAACGACGTCGTTGGAGGAAATGACGGTGGCAAGGATGTGCCTGTACTGCTCGATCCTTTGCCTCTGGTCTGTGATCGCAGAGGCGCTCGCGAAGGCACTCTCCATTGAAGGTCAAGTTCTTTCCTcggttcagttttttttttcaaagaacgaaaccctaaaccctgaAATTTTCCTGAGAGAGTCCTTCTCTCCACTGCCTGCAAAGTCCGTTCTTATAGGGTACTGAGCcccaaatttattaaaaaaacgtgACAAGAACACAAAAAGGAGTCCAATAAACGGATCaggatatatataattttaaattctttttaaaattgtagatttttaaattatataaatttaaaccgtttaataaaaaatattatatattaaaaatatgacaggttaataatgataattaaaacataaaaatactaaattaaaaaaaataatataaaaatatgattttcacaaaaataacataaaatatcattattaatatgccacatttttaattaaattaaaataaatattattttcgaataaaaataatataaaatatcatTATTAATTTAACATCTCACATTTTTAGAATTTGAGAATCGCAATTTTAAAGAAACGAGTTAATTTTcaaaaggaaagcaaaaagGGTACGGTCATAGCAAAAGGAGTACTTACATAAAAACTTCCCCATCCTATAACAGCACGTCAGCATCACAGTTTCTCGCAACTCTTAAAAAACGCGATCATCTCTCTCAGGCGACTCTTTCCGTAACCGAACTCGAAAGCAATTATCAGAGTTTCTGTAATCACAGGCAACGCACCGAAATGGATAGCACCGGTTAGTCTTAGCACTTTTTTCCTTACTTTTCTTCGCATTTGAATTCGATTCTAAACGTTGGGTATTGTGGCGGTTCTGTTCTTATTGTGCCGTTATCTGAACATTTCACTCCCGTCTGGTTGCCGAGAATatcacaagaaaaataaaagaaaataaaggaaacgAAAAGAGGGATTGGAATCTTATTCATGCGAAGAGATTCTGGGTTTTTGTTTCTGTTAAAGGAACtttggtttcttttcttttcctatatattttttcttaattttaatttttacatcTCCGTTACAGTTAATTCGTTATTTGTAATTATCATTTTTGGACTTTGAATGAATATGTAGTGTGATTTAGTTGAAAAGCTGTTCAAATTTAGTGTTATTGGGTTTTTGAATTGCTTTTGCGTCGGGCCAGAGAATGAAAAAATgcttagttttaatttttaatttttaaatatttcttttactcatcaaaaaaaaaaaaagcttttgagGGCTAAATTTTAGGGAAGGCTATGTGTTCTATTATGTGCGAAGTATcattgatgtgttttaaatatGATCTATTTGCTTTCAAATTTCGTAAAGAGGTCTggatattttttgaatttgctATATGAGATGTGGATGTTTAGTAGCAAACGAATCTCAGGACCTAATTAGACTTTGTGAGGGTTTACTTGGTGTAGATGCCAATTGAAGCTTAAATTACTGGAAGTTTTCTtcacttttacttttttgttctGATGAATTTTGAGGCACTTGACAGGGAATTCTCAGGATATTGTGGTGCCACCAGTTGAAGGTGTTGCTGGTGGAGGTACTGCTTATGGATGGAGTGACGATGGTTTTCACAGTACAAATGCAATAAAGGGATCAATTGACCCAACAGAGGCCCTGTCAGCAGATTTAGTGCATGTGTGGTGCATGCCAAGTACTGCAAACGTTGGGCCACAAGAAATGCCGAGAGACTTGGAGCCTGTAAGCACAATTATACTGTTTTTACTAGTGCTTTATGCTTGCAACTATGTTTTAATTAGCTAGGTACATTTCACAGTATGAGTCCTGACTTTTAATATTTATGTCCATGCATGTGAGTCTTGTCGATATTCTGTGTTATCATGCATATACCAGTGTTCTTGTGTCCTTGCATAAAAATTCTTATGCATGCGTCAGTTACGCCCTTTACACTCTAAGATGCACACACAGGTATAGTATAATGATTATTTGCTCAGGTAATGTACACTAGTTAATGTATTTATCCATGAactcttatcaattttttttggaatcatGCATACATGGGCTATTGTCCATTGCTGTATAACAAGTGGATCCCAAATGATGCAGGCCCATTATAGTCCTGACTGCGCATGTGTAATGACTAATTGATCGTATAATGTACCTTTATCAACATGTTCATCCATACACACGTATTCTTAGCAGTTACACTCCAAATAATTCCAATATGTACTGAAGGATCTATGAATGCATTTACAGATGCATGGTCCTAGTTGTTTATATTTAGTCTCTTCTATATGATATGATTTTCAAGTATTTTCAGCAGTTGTGGAGACTGGTAAGTGTAGATTAAATAGCCCAAATATGCATGTATGGCTTATTGTTTTATATCAAGTAGAAACATGCATGTGGTTGTAAGTGCTTAAAAGGATATGACATGCATTCTTGCATGCTTTACTAATCTAAACTAATATGATATAAGTACGCCACAATCGTAGAGGATGTTAGGTCTAGCAGTGGCAAGTTTCGTTATGAATGGTCAGAATACTTGCTTTAAGCAGACATTACatacattttgttttttagcTTCAACATATGTTTTATATACaacattttcttttgatatGACATGATATTAGAGCAACAAATCTCTGGAAGTatcagccaaaaaaaaagagagaggaagttTTCACTTTAATTCTGCTCCTGGTCAGAGGATAGTCTGCTGTCCAATTTTCTGATCTTAAATACCTCTAGGGTGGATTCCCCCAAACCCCCCGCACAGGcgcccaaaaaaataaagagaaagggaagggagaaaaagaaaatagagactTCTGGTAGGCTGCACAGCATCAGGCAGACAGATGCCAGACAGGTCTTACAAAAAAGCTTTAAGAGTATAAATTTGGTTCCATTGTTTGGACAACTTGAGATTTTGTTAATCAATGTGTATATGAAAATTTGTAGCGAACTTTTTATGGTGTTAACTGTTTAAGGGGTCTGTGATTCTAGGAAGTTTTAGCATATATATTAAGTCAAAACACTTTCTCATCTTGAGATGGTTTCATATGTCAACTGTTTTCTATAAAGAATAAATGAAGAAAGGAGTACTTGCCATTTGGCGGTAttgcctcatttttttttatttgttatctgTAATTATTTTAAGAGGATGTAAGAGATGTAGTAACTTAGAAATATGTGCTTATTGTTTGCTTCTTGATTCTGTAGAACCATATAAACTTTCTAGATGTTGTATAGTCAGCATGTACTCTAATGTTTTTGAGCGACCATAGTGATCTAGCttctaaaattttgtttgtCTTGAAGATTAATCTTCTGGCAGCTAGAAATGAAAGGGAAAGTGTTCAAATTGCAATACGACCAAAAGTTTCTTGGGGACGTTCTTGTGTTGCAGGGGTTGTGCAGGTTCAGTGTAATGACTTATGCTCCACAAGTGGTGGTCGGTTAGTTTCTTGAAGACATATTCTTCTGGGTAGAGCTATATGATTTATGATTCCTGTTTATAATCTGCTGATATTGTATATGGGCAGGTTGGTTGTTGGACAATCATTAATGATGAGGCGTGTAGTGCCCATTTTAGGTGTTCCAGATGCTCTTGTGCCCCTTGATCTTCCAGTTAGTCAAATAAGCCTAAGTCCAGGGTACTGACCACATTAATTTGATAGTGCTTCTTTTACTGTGGTTTGATTAAATGGATGAATTCTGATTGCCTGACACTGAgatggtttttttcttcttcttgaaatTGCAGAGAGACCACCGCAGTTTGGGTTTCCATTGATGTTCCAGGCACGCAGCCCCCAGGTCAATATGAGGGGGAGATCATCATTACTGCTATAAAAACAGATGGAGGGTGAGTCCATTTCTCTATTTACTTAATCACTTTTAATTGTGTTATCAACTTTTGTGGTATTTCAGTATGGCTGATTAGGATTCCTTTTATAATATACTTGAAATATGGATACAGAGTTCTCTGAATTATCCATTCCGACTTTGCAGATCTCCAGCACAATGCTTGGGCAAAGCTGAGAGGCATCAACTTTACACAGAACTTAGGAGCTGTCTGGACATTGTGGAGCCCATTGATGGAAAACCGTTGGGAGAAGTGGTTGGGTTCTGAATATACTTTGTGtataatttgaatatttttgtCAACCTTGGCGATGTTCATGTGAGCATCTGTTTTTTAGGTAGAAAGAGTGAAATCCGCAAGTACATCTCTAAGAAGAGTTCTTCTGTCTCCATCATTTTCTGAGTTCTTTTCAGATAATGGGCCAGTTGATATAATGGATGAAGATGCTATTTCAAACCTGTCAATACGTGTGAAGTTACATTTGACTGTTTGGGACTTCATTCTTCCTGCAACTCCTTCTCTTCCTGCTGTGTTTGGTGTatcctctctctgtttcaaattgaatttttggGAAGTTAAACTTAGTGTTTTCTTTGAAATATAACATCACAAGTTTTCTCTTAATAAAGTAGTTGTATTTAAGTCCCATACAAGTGCAGTCAATAATGGAGCTCAAAGCAAACCAAGGAGTAAAGTTATATAGAATGAAGTTTAAGCCAATATTAGATGTAAGTGCATAGAAACTTGTTAATTTAAAGTTCAAATACATTTTGCAAGGATGGAGAATATTtactttcatatatttattCCATCAAGTACATTGCAAATATCAATGGGTATAGAGTACGGAAAAGCATGGGCAACTAAAATACTATACTCATGCAAATGGAATATGGAGAGATGCTGCATTGTGCAGGTCTGCCACCAATGACTATGAGCATTGTTAATACCATGATCTATGCTATCTTCAATGTGAACCCTGGCTATTTTtagatttaaattattattttggggcATTGGGTTGTAAGCTAACACTTAATTGAAATCTTTATGAAGAAAATAGATTTTATCAGTGGGGTTTGCTTGTTTATTTCTTTAACTTAATTTAAGATATCTGATACTGTAATTGAGGACCGTTTTGGTGTTGAGCATGGAACTGATGAGTGGTATGAGGCATTGGACCAGCATTTCAAGTGGCTTCTTCAATATAGAATCAGCCCATATTTCTGCAGATGGGGTGATAGTATGCGTGTGTTGACATACACCTGCCCGTGGCCAGGTAAGTTTACTGAAGCAAGGCAAATAATTTCAGTAGTATTACTAATTAATTCTTAGACAACACCTCCATTTGCTTTTTTGTGATAAGATACAGATgctgaatatttttctttttttcttttattttttcttgtttggctATTCTAGCCAATCATCCAAAATCAGATGAATATTTTTCAGACCCACGACTAGCTGCATATGCTGTACCATATAGTCAAGCAGTCTCCAGGTATACAGTCAGTTGTCCATATTTGCTTCTGTCAGGTATTTTTACAATGAAAATTGATGAGCCTCCACCCACTTGTTGATGTGCAACAGTAGTGATGCAGCGAAGGATTACTTGCAGAAAGAAATTGAGATATT is a window of Alnus glutinosa chromosome 4, dhAlnGlut1.1, whole genome shotgun sequence DNA encoding:
- the LOC133867225 gene encoding COP9 signalosome complex subunit 4, with the protein product MESAFASASAITDQRQRIEQYRHILATVISSNDVVQAKKFIDHVLSDDVPLVVSRQLLQSFAQELGKLEPEAQKEIAHYALAQIQPRVVSFEEQVLIIREKLAELYESEQQWSKAAQMLSGIDLDSGMRVIDDTFRLSKCVQIARLYLEDDDAVNAEAFINKASFLVSSSQQEVLNLQYKVCYARILDLKRKFLEAALRYYDISQIEKRQIGDEEIDEEALEQALSAAVTCTILAAAGPQRSRVLATLYKDERCSKLKIYPILQKVYLERILRKPEIDAFAEELKAHQKALLPDNFTVLDRAMIEHNLLSASKLYTNISFDELGTLLGIDPQKAEKIASRMIYEDRMRGSIDQVEAVIHFEDDTEELQRWDQQIVGLCQALNDVLDSMAKKGLSIPV
- the LOC133866471 gene encoding uncharacterized protein LOC133866471 isoform X2; amino-acid sequence: MDSTGNSQDIVVPPVEGVAGGGTAYGWSDDGFHSTNAIKGSIDPTEALSADLVHVWCMPSTANVGPQEMPRDLEPINLLAARNERESVQIAIRPKVSWGRSCVAGVVQVQCNDLCSTSGGRLVVGQSLMMRRVVPILGVPDALVPLDLPVSQISLSPGETTAVWVSIDVPGTQPPGQYEGEIIITAIKTDGGSPAQCLGKAERHQLYTELRSCLDIVEPIDGKPLGEVVERVKSASTSLRRVLLSPSFSEFFSDNGPVDIMDEDAISNLSIRVKLHLTVWDFILPATPSLPAVFGISDTVIEDRFGVEHGTDEWYEALDQHFKWLLQYRISPYFCRWGDSMRVLTYTCPWPANHPKSDEYFSDPRLAAYAVPYSQAVSSDAAKDYLQKEIEILRTKTHWKKAYFYLWDEPLNLEQYDSIRTMASKIHTCAPDARVLTTYYSGPSDAPLAPTAFEAFVKVPNFLRPHTQIYCTSEWVLGNREDLVKDIIAELQPENGEEWWTYVCMGPSDPHPNWHLGMRGTQHRAVFWRVWKEGGTGFLYWGANCYEKASVPSAEIRFRRGLPPGDGVLFYPGEVFSSSHQPVASVRLERILSGLQDIEYLKLYASRYGRNEGIALLEKTGVYLGPERYTVEHMPVDVMRGEIFTTCRS
- the LOC133866471 gene encoding uncharacterized protein LOC133866471 isoform X1; the encoded protein is MDSTGNSQDIVVPPVEGVAGGGTAYGWSDDGFHSTNAIKGSIDPTEALSADLVHVWCMPSTANVGPQEMPRDLEPINLLAARNERESVQIAIRPKVSWGRSCVAGVVQVQCNDLCSTSGGRLVVGQSLMMRRVVPILGVPDALVPLDLPVSQISLSPGETTAVWVSIDVPGTQPPGQYEGEIIITAIKTDGGSPAQCLGKAERHQLYTELRSCLDIVEPIDGKPLGEVVERVKSASTSLRRVLLSPSFSEFFSDNGPVDIMDEDAISNLSIRVKLHLTVWDFILPATPSLPAVFGISDTVIEDRFGVEHGTDEWYEALDQHFKWLLQYRISPYFCRWGDSMRVLTYTCPWPANHPKSDEYFSDPRLAAYAVPYSQAVSSSDAAKDYLQKEIEILRTKTHWKKAYFYLWDEPLNLEQYDSIRTMASKIHTCAPDARVLTTYYSGPSDAPLAPTAFEAFVKVPNFLRPHTQIYCTSEWVLGNREDLVKDIIAELQPENGEEWWTYVCMGPSDPHPNWHLGMRGTQHRAVFWRVWKEGGTGFLYWGANCYEKASVPSAEIRFRRGLPPGDGVLFYPGEVFSSSHQPVASVRLERILSGLQDIEYLKLYASRYGRNEGIALLEKTGVYLGPERYTVEHMPVDVMRGEIFTTCRS